The following are encoded together in the Parabacteroides chongii genome:
- a CDS encoding glycoside hydrolase family 16 protein translates to MKQLIITLICLLMQAVNIHATSEDITWKWDYSDAKDTFIDLTDKYSTGFVETNTPNYYGGMLIVELPEGLYFRQTGVPIFLFTGNIDEITFNVNLSDRVATLSLKTPLTQTVPKQAIHIQLNPKAIKGKIKKGMNTTYSLDFHPSKVPTTFTSPITGRSYSLVFNDEFNDGTIDSLKWDTRSNRSPFTRRGMYEGKPYYVLCHDDWTKELDGELRLEVSKYPTQKNVIMTGGILSLGRFMTRYGYYETKASFRDCTGEGYWPAFWIHFDEADQYGEGTEIDVFEYIPKDKQIFHTLHWYEKQAAVKEQQPEIQHAALNYDISKQFNEHRSSTEYFTLEDAQSKEHTFAVEWTPEELIFYTDGKVTRRVNKKDDPKQVPSAYQMVYFSCSAGEWGGNVMENQKPAYVYFDYCRCYQESDQDAIYTVNGNATKIPASQRTGKL, encoded by the coding sequence ATGAAGCAATTAATCATCACATTGATTTGTCTGTTGATGCAAGCCGTTAACATACATGCAACATCTGAAGACATAACGTGGAAATGGGATTATTCAGATGCAAAAGATACTTTTATAGATCTAACAGATAAGTACTCTACAGGATTTGTAGAAACCAATACTCCTAACTATTACGGAGGGATGCTGATAGTCGAACTTCCTGAGGGATTATATTTTAGACAGACAGGTGTACCTATTTTCCTGTTTACCGGCAATATTGATGAAATTACTTTTAACGTGAACCTCAGCGATCGCGTAGCCACGCTTTCATTAAAAACCCCTTTGACACAAACCGTTCCGAAGCAAGCTATCCATATTCAACTGAACCCGAAAGCAATCAAAGGTAAAATAAAAAAAGGAATGAATACGACGTATAGTCTTGACTTCCATCCATCCAAAGTTCCTACAACATTTACATCGCCAATCACAGGCAGAAGCTATTCCTTGGTCTTTAACGATGAATTTAATGATGGGACGATCGATTCCTTAAAATGGGATACAAGAAGCAACAGAAGTCCTTTCACCCGCAGAGGAATGTATGAAGGCAAACCTTACTATGTATTATGCCATGATGACTGGACGAAAGAATTAGATGGAGAACTCCGTCTCGAAGTTTCAAAATATCCGACACAAAAAAATGTAATAATGACGGGAGGAATCTTATCACTCGGCAGGTTCATGACACGTTATGGATATTATGAAACAAAAGCTTCATTCAGAGATTGTACAGGTGAAGGCTATTGGCCTGCCTTCTGGATACATTTCGACGAAGCCGATCAGTATGGGGAAGGAACAGAAATAGATGTTTTCGAATACATACCTAAAGATAAACAAATCTTTCATACTCTTCATTGGTATGAAAAACAGGCAGCAGTCAAAGAACAGCAACCGGAAATACAGCATGCCGCTTTAAACTATGATATAAGTAAACAATTTAACGAGCACCGCTCGTCCACCGAATATTTTACATTGGAAGATGCCCAAAGTAAAGAACATACATTTGCAGTAGAATGGACACCCGAAGAACTGATTTTTTATACAGACGGCAAAGTAACCCGACGTGTAAACAAAAAAGACGATCCCAAACAAGTACCGAGTGCCTATCAAATGGTTTATTTCTCTTGCTCTGCCGGAGAATGGGGAGGCAATGTGATGGAAAATCAGAAACCTGCCTATGTCTATTTTGATTATTGCAGATGTTATCAGGAAAGCGACCAGGATGCAATTTATACCGTCAACGGCAATGCGACAAAAATCCCAGCCAGTCAGCGTACCGGAAAACTCTAA
- a CDS encoding sulfatase family protein, with translation MKHLPEHILLLTSCLFCNQLQAKEKADTPNLVFIIADQWRGQAIGYLGVEPVQTPNLDKLAAEGVHFTDAISSYPVSSPARGMLMTGRYPIGSKVTGNCNSDNTPYHVELPTSARCWSDVLKDQGYELGYIGKWHLDAPYQPYIETNNNKGKIAWNEWCPKDRRHGFSHWIAYGTYDYHLKPMYWDTDAGREEFYFVDQWGPEYETDRAIDYIANQDNKLRDGDKPFALVVSMNPPHTGYDLVPDKYKEVYRNVDVESLCNSPIIAPKGTEYGDFYRQSVLDYYACMTGVDDQVGRIIRALKERGLFDNTIMVFTSDHGDSMGMHDHIGKNIYYEEAMRVPMILTWPEKIAPRQDSTLMIGFADLYPSLLSLMGFREEIPAEVETFDLSASILSPDNVQEVIQPYYQVSSENLTTGYRGFRTKKYTFAVHATNGQTDEWILFDREQDPYQLNNIASDQPELIKQFANRLKDWLKKTNDPFINSL, from the coding sequence ATGAAACATTTACCCGAACACATACTTTTACTTACTTCCTGCCTGTTTTGCAACCAGTTGCAGGCAAAGGAAAAGGCTGATACACCCAATCTCGTCTTCATCATAGCCGACCAATGGCGCGGCCAGGCAATCGGTTATCTGGGTGTAGAACCCGTACAGACTCCCAATCTGGATAAGTTAGCTGCCGAAGGCGTACATTTTACGGATGCGATCAGCAGCTATCCTGTATCTTCGCCCGCCCGTGGAATGCTGATGACAGGCAGGTATCCGATCGGCAGCAAGGTTACGGGTAACTGTAATTCGGATAATACACCTTATCATGTCGAACTGCCCACCTCGGCTCGTTGCTGGTCAGACGTCCTGAAAGATCAGGGATATGAATTGGGATACATCGGCAAATGGCATCTGGATGCCCCTTACCAACCTTACATCGAAACAAATAACAACAAAGGAAAAATAGCCTGGAACGAATGGTGTCCCAAGGACCGTCGTCACGGCTTCAGCCATTGGATCGCCTACGGCACCTACGATTATCATCTGAAGCCTATGTACTGGGATACGGATGCCGGCCGTGAGGAATTCTATTTCGTAGACCAATGGGGACCGGAATATGAAACCGACCGGGCCATCGACTATATCGCCAATCAAGATAATAAACTCCGCGACGGGGATAAACCCTTCGCCCTGGTCGTATCCATGAACCCGCCTCACACCGGTTACGACCTGGTTCCCGACAAATACAAAGAAGTATATCGGAATGTAGATGTCGAATCACTATGCAACTCCCCCATCATCGCACCGAAAGGAACGGAATACGGTGATTTCTACCGGCAAAGCGTATTGGATTATTATGCCTGCATGACCGGCGTCGACGACCAGGTCGGCCGCATTATCCGCGCACTGAAAGAGCGTGGGCTCTTCGACAATACCATCATGGTATTCACCTCCGATCATGGCGACAGCATGGGGATGCACGATCATATCGGAAAGAATATTTACTACGAGGAAGCCATGCGCGTCCCGATGATACTTACCTGGCCGGAGAAGATCGCACCGCGCCAAGATTCGACACTGATGATCGGTTTTGCCGATCTCTATCCTTCGCTATTGTCGTTAATGGGCTTCAGGGAAGAGATACCTGCCGAAGTGGAGACATTCGACCTGTCTGCTTCCATCCTTTCTCCCGACAACGTCCAGGAGGTAATACAGCCTTATTATCAAGTCTCCTCTGAAAATTTAACGACTGGCTACAGAGGTTTCCGGACAAAAAAATATACATTTGCAGTACACGCTACAAATGGCCAGACTGACGAGTGGATACTGTTCGACCGCGAGCAAGACCCGTACCAACTAAACAATATTGCATCCGATCAGCCGGAATTGATTAAACAGTTTGCCAACCGGTTAAAAGACTGGTTGAAGAAGACAAACGATCCTTTTATAAATAGCTTATAA
- a CDS encoding alpha-L-fucosidase, with translation MKARFYLVLLLIASFLPAIGQQTEIPRPAPHQLKWHESEIGVVFHYDLHVFDGIKYGQGNNRVQPIEDYNIFNPTQLNTDQWVQAAKAAGAKFAVLTATHETGFAIYQSDVNPYCLKALKWRDGKGDIIRDFVNSCRKYDIMPGIYVGIRWNSLFGVHNFKVQGEGEFAANRQQWYKHFCERMVEELCSRYGDLFMIWFDGGADDPKGDGPDVLPIVTKYQPECLFYHNVDRADFRWGGSESGTVGYPCWSSFPYPYSHSNNTEGSRNHNDLLKHGDQDGAYWVPAMADTPLRGMNGRHEWFWEPDDENTVYPVDSLMNMYYKSVGRNATLIVGLTPDTTGLLPAGDVQRLKEWGDEINRRFSSPIASASGQKKSLTLKLDKPQAVNHCIIQENIANGERIRRYKVEAKVNGKWQTVCEGESVGHKRIEQFPAVEASALRLTVSQSVAQPDIRNFSVYNVK, from the coding sequence ATGAAAGCACGTTTTTATCTGGTACTCTTATTGATAGCAAGTTTTCTCCCGGCAATAGGACAACAAACGGAGATACCTCGCCCGGCACCTCACCAGTTGAAGTGGCACGAATCGGAAATAGGTGTCGTCTTCCATTATGACCTCCATGTCTTCGACGGCATTAAATACGGTCAGGGTAATAACCGCGTCCAGCCGATAGAGGATTATAATATCTTCAATCCGACCCAACTGAATACCGATCAATGGGTACAGGCCGCCAAAGCGGCGGGAGCCAAGTTCGCCGTACTGACGGCAACACACGAGACAGGCTTTGCCATTTACCAGAGCGATGTCAATCCGTATTGTCTGAAAGCGTTGAAATGGCGCGATGGCAAAGGGGATATCATCCGCGACTTCGTCAATTCATGTAGAAAATACGATATAATGCCCGGCATCTATGTCGGCATCCGATGGAATTCACTTTTTGGCGTTCATAATTTCAAGGTACAGGGGGAAGGAGAGTTTGCCGCCAACCGTCAACAATGGTATAAACATTTCTGCGAGCGCATGGTGGAAGAACTATGCAGCCGCTACGGTGATTTGTTTATGATCTGGTTTGACGGTGGCGCAGACGATCCGAAAGGCGACGGGCCGGATGTATTGCCCATCGTCACCAAGTACCAGCCTGAATGCCTTTTCTATCATAATGTAGACCGGGCGGATTTCCGTTGGGGCGGTTCCGAGTCGGGTACGGTCGGTTATCCCTGCTGGTCCTCTTTCCCCTACCCTTACTCACACAGTAACAACACGGAAGGAAGCCGCAACCATAACGATCTATTGAAACATGGTGACCAGGACGGTGCATACTGGGTCCCGGCTATGGCAGACACTCCGCTGCGTGGCATGAACGGGCGGCATGAATGGTTCTGGGAGCCGGACGACGAGAATACCGTCTATCCGGTAGACAGCCTGATGAACATGTATTATAAGTCAGTCGGAAGGAATGCCACATTGATCGTCGGACTGACTCCCGATACTACAGGACTGCTCCCTGCCGGCGATGTGCAACGGCTGAAAGAATGGGGTGACGAGATCAACCGCCGCTTCTCCTCTCCTATAGCCTCTGCATCGGGACAAAAGAAAAGCCTGACACTGAAACTGGATAAACCACAAGCAGTCAACCATTGTATTATTCAGGAGAATATTGCTAATGGCGAACGTATCCGCCGGTATAAAGTAGAAGCCAAAGTAAACGGTAAATGGCAAACCGTATGCGAGGGCGAGTCGGTCGGACATAAACGTATCGAGCAATTCCCGGCAGTCGAAGCATCAGCTCTACGCCTGACGGTCTCTCAATCGGTGGCACAACCGGATATACGCAACTTCAGTGTCTATAACGTTAAATAG
- a CDS encoding Sip1-related alpha-galactosidase: MKNNKAYLLSILLGSAIISTSMKGQTSFTYEKGKMFNDITAVQMDKAVNIEELQSPVFYEKNIPAKQQTIAYRVTIPAYKQGIFFSRDSRPGDYQWPNNTNRLLPWVFNRLEDLTKDDYPGIPSNGAPSVSGDALLLKLSDGQFLYAKAVAAENSISWFQVNKDGSLTVYLSTLGTDCLPSKAPVLLVEKGPTTYEAIRKAYAALIDNKKVSALRKRTDKDYFEAFKYLGWCSWEHYHYDIDETKMLNDLDGIEASGLPIRYVLIDDGHLANKDRQLTSFIPDKERFPNGWKNIMARKKDNKVKWIGLWYNFCGYWLGISPENNFPEKVKQSLYLYNGSMLPGTSKKNIDTFYQYYVGTLKDYGFDFLKIDNQSFLLPLYMGNTEVIRQAKACNLALEEQTHNQQVGLMNCMAQNILNIDHTLYSGVTRVSIDYKKYDENMAKSHLFQSYTNTLLQGQTVWPDHDMFHSCDTVCGSLMARSKALSGGPVYLSDSPADFIKENILPLIDEEGKLFRPEAPAIPTPESVITNPLQDGKAYRVFAPTGDEAVSLICYNLNTSPQYHNVQAMISKADYLLRETMTEKASPNDQRIILYDWAKQAATELTTDKQIILEGFTDQLYHLCPVANGWAVIGVQEKFLSPSTVRILTRNDKQLTLDVLCPGTVKVWVESGNKRELRSIPVSAPGKITINK, encoded by the coding sequence ATGAAAAACAACAAAGCATATCTACTTTCCATATTACTTGGAAGTGCAATCATCAGTACCAGTATGAAAGGACAAACTTCTTTTACTTACGAAAAAGGAAAGATGTTCAACGATATAACTGCCGTACAGATGGATAAAGCAGTAAATATAGAAGAACTGCAATCCCCCGTATTCTACGAAAAGAACATACCGGCAAAACAACAAACCATTGCCTACCGAGTAACGATCCCGGCATATAAACAAGGTATCTTCTTCAGCCGTGACTCCCGTCCGGGCGATTATCAATGGCCAAATAACACCAACCGGTTGTTACCGTGGGTGTTCAACCGATTGGAAGACCTGACAAAAGATGATTATCCTGGTATTCCTTCCAACGGGGCACCTTCCGTATCAGGCGATGCATTACTACTGAAATTATCCGACGGACAATTCCTGTATGCCAAAGCGGTAGCCGCCGAAAACAGTATCAGCTGGTTTCAGGTAAATAAAGACGGTTCACTCACCGTCTATCTTTCTACTTTGGGAACAGACTGTCTGCCATCAAAAGCACCTGTTTTACTGGTCGAAAAAGGTCCGACGACTTATGAAGCCATCCGGAAAGCTTACGCCGCATTAATAGATAATAAAAAGGTATCTGCACTCCGGAAAAGAACAGACAAAGACTATTTCGAGGCCTTTAAATATCTGGGATGGTGCTCATGGGAACACTACCATTATGATATAGACGAAACCAAAATGCTGAACGACCTCGATGGCATCGAAGCGTCCGGTCTTCCCATCCGTTACGTATTGATAGACGACGGTCATTTAGCTAATAAAGATCGTCAACTTACCAGTTTTATTCCGGATAAGGAGAGATTTCCTAACGGATGGAAGAATATCATGGCACGGAAAAAAGACAACAAGGTAAAATGGATAGGACTATGGTATAATTTCTGCGGTTATTGGTTAGGCATATCTCCGGAAAATAACTTTCCGGAAAAGGTAAAACAATCACTCTATCTTTACAACGGCAGTATGCTTCCGGGGACAAGTAAAAAGAATATAGATACATTCTACCAATATTATGTCGGGACATTGAAAGACTATGGCTTCGACTTCCTTAAAATAGATAACCAGTCGTTCCTGCTGCCCCTTTACATGGGAAATACGGAAGTTATACGACAGGCCAAAGCGTGTAACCTGGCATTGGAAGAGCAGACACACAACCAACAAGTCGGCCTGATGAACTGTATGGCACAGAATATTTTGAACATCGACCATACATTATATAGTGGTGTAACCCGTGTCAGCATCGATTACAAGAAATATGACGAGAACATGGCGAAATCGCATCTGTTCCAGTCTTATACCAATACGTTATTGCAAGGGCAGACCGTATGGCCCGACCATGATATGTTCCATTCTTGCGATACCGTCTGCGGAAGTCTGATGGCCCGGTCGAAAGCCCTGTCCGGCGGTCCGGTTTATCTGTCGGACTCTCCTGCTGATTTTATCAAAGAAAACATATTGCCGCTAATCGATGAGGAAGGAAAGCTGTTCCGTCCCGAGGCTCCTGCCATCCCGACACCCGAATCGGTTATCACAAACCCGCTGCAAGACGGCAAAGCTTACCGGGTATTTGCCCCTACCGGTGATGAAGCCGTATCGCTGATATGCTATAACCTGAACACTTCTCCCCAGTATCATAACGTGCAAGCTATGATCAGTAAAGCCGATTATCTGCTGCGTGAGACGATGACAGAGAAAGCAAGCCCCAATGATCAACGGATCATCCTTTATGATTGGGCTAAACAGGCTGCCACCGAACTGACTACGGATAAACAAATCATATTGGAAGGTTTCACCGACCAACTGTACCATCTCTGCCCTGTTGCCAACGGTTGGGCGGTCATCGGTGTACAGGAAAAATTCCTTTCGCCGTCGACAGTCCGCATCCTTACCCGTAATGACAAACAACTCACCCTGGATGTTCTCTGTCCGGGTACCGTCAAAGTATGGGTAGAATCAGGAAATAAACGGGAACTGCGGAGTATCCCGGTGTCTGCTCCGGGAAAAATAACAATCAACAAATAA
- a CDS encoding sulfatase encodes MNKRLFFSLAAIPLLGTTGQAEAAKPQDRPNIILFLVDDMGWQDTSLPFWKEKTHYNEVYETPNMERLARQGMMFTQAYASSISSPSRCSLYTGMNAGRHRVTNWTYPKNASTDRKSDVLELPDWNVNGICEVPGIEHTYQVTSMAQILKDNGYHTIHCGKAHWGALDTPGENPYHFGFEVNIAGHAGGGLASYLGEANFGNRTDGKPNPWFAVPGLDEYWGKDIFITEALTRKAMKALDKAQQYDQPFFLYMSHYAIHVPIDKDMRFYQKYIDKGLGEKEAAYAALIEGMDKSLGDIMDYLEKNNLADNTIILFMSDNGGLAAEPEWRDGVPHTQNSPLNSGKGSAYEGGVREPMIVSWPGKVQPQTKTDKYLIIEDFFPTILEMAGIKKYKTIQPVDGVSFMPLLTNTGDPSKGRSLYWNFPNLWGNTGPGIGATCTIRQGDWKLIYYYETGKKELFNIPDDIGEKNDLSATHPKLVKKLSKDLGKQLRKMDAQRPSFKATGKPCPWPDEI; translated from the coding sequence ATGAACAAGAGACTATTCTTTTCCCTGGCTGCAATACCCTTACTGGGAACGACAGGACAAGCCGAAGCAGCAAAGCCGCAGGACCGGCCGAATATTATTCTCTTTTTGGTAGATGATATGGGCTGGCAGGATACTTCCCTCCCCTTCTGGAAGGAAAAAACCCATTACAACGAAGTATATGAAACGCCCAATATGGAACGTCTCGCCCGCCAGGGAATGATGTTCACCCAGGCGTATGCTTCCAGTATCAGTTCGCCGAGCCGTTGCAGCCTCTACACCGGTATGAATGCCGGCCGTCACCGGGTAACGAACTGGACCTATCCGAAGAATGCCTCCACCGACCGTAAAAGCGATGTACTGGAATTACCGGACTGGAATGTGAACGGTATCTGCGAAGTTCCCGGCATCGAACATACCTATCAGGTCACTTCTATGGCCCAAATACTGAAAGATAACGGATATCATACTATCCACTGCGGGAAGGCACATTGGGGGGCTCTCGATACACCGGGAGAGAACCCGTATCATTTCGGCTTTGAGGTGAATATTGCAGGACATGCCGGCGGCGGACTGGCAAGCTATCTGGGAGAAGCCAATTTCGGTAACCGGACAGACGGCAAACCGAATCCCTGGTTCGCCGTTCCGGGACTGGATGAGTATTGGGGAAAAGATATTTTCATCACGGAAGCCTTAACCCGGAAAGCCATGAAAGCATTGGATAAGGCACAGCAATACGACCAGCCGTTCTTCTTGTATATGTCGCATTACGCCATCCACGTCCCGATCGACAAGGATATGCGTTTCTATCAGAAGTATATCGACAAGGGACTGGGAGAGAAAGAGGCCGCTTATGCCGCCCTGATCGAGGGAATGGACAAGAGCCTGGGAGATATCATGGATTACCTGGAGAAGAATAACCTGGCAGATAATACCATCATTCTTTTCATGTCTGATAACGGCGGACTTGCTGCCGAACCGGAATGGCGTGACGGTGTTCCCCATACTCAGAACTCCCCGCTAAACAGCGGTAAAGGTTCTGCCTATGAAGGCGGTGTCCGCGAACCGATGATCGTCAGCTGGCCGGGAAAAGTACAGCCGCAAACCAAGACTGACAAATACCTTATCATCGAAGACTTCTTTCCTACCATCCTTGAAATGGCAGGCATAAAGAAATACAAAACGATCCAGCCTGTCGACGGTGTCAGCTTCATGCCGTTACTGACCAACACCGGCGATCCTTCGAAAGGCCGCAGTCTCTACTGGAACTTCCCGAACCTTTGGGGAAACACCGGTCCGGGTATCGGAGCGACCTGCACGATCCGCCAGGGGGACTGGAAACTGATCTATTATTATGAAACCGGAAAAAAGGAATTGTTCAACATCCCCGACGATATAGGAGAAAAGAACGATCTGTCCGCCACTCATCCCAAGCTGGTAAAGAAGCTATCCAAAGACCTGGGCAAGCAATTACGTAAAATGGATGCCCAACGTCCTTCATTCAAAGCAACAGGTAAACCCTGCCCCTGGCCGGACGAGATATAA
- a CDS encoding sulfatase family protein: MKRRTFLASIGFGCAVPSSFLNAEALNNAISNRDLHYIDPHLEKIYEKEFGGKTVLEKNSLTDRNILLITSDQHHYMCMGYNNPQIKTPNLDRLAKMGIIFDRAYCNNPTSTPTRASIITGKYASQHGAWSLGTKLPENELTVGDCFQKAGYRTALIGKAHFQPLKGSEEYPSCEAYPILQEFDFWRKFNGPFYGFEHVELTRNHTDEPHVGQHYGIWLEDNGCTNWRDWFRKPTGTSDPQYHVWNIPEKYHYDTWIAERTNKMLEGYKEKNEKFFLWASFFDPHPSYLVPEPWASMYKPEDMDVPEFTPGEFDDKPVHFKLTQTRNPDFSYLKEEGEDRPSWVHGAHSQLSTKESRARNMATYYGMISMMDHYIGKILDKLDELDLTKNTVIVFTSDHGHFYGQHGLIAKAIHHYEDLLRVPCIVAVPGGEKAGGRSSAMLSTVDLAQTFLSLAGITQPLTMTGIDQSEVWCGKKEKARTHVLVENHFQPTKFYAKSYIDEQYKLTIYMNQTYGELFDLINDPKELKNLWDVPEAKELKSNLLLKMLHAELEKEPLFMPRIAPA, encoded by the coding sequence ATGAAAAGACGTACCTTTTTAGCATCAATAGGTTTTGGCTGTGCCGTCCCTTCTTCCTTTCTGAATGCAGAGGCCTTGAATAATGCTATTTCCAACAGGGATCTGCATTATATCGATCCTCATCTCGAAAAGATTTATGAAAAAGAGTTCGGAGGAAAAACGGTACTGGAAAAGAACAGCCTGACCGATCGTAATATTCTATTGATTACGAGTGATCAGCATCACTATATGTGTATGGGATATAATAACCCTCAGATAAAGACACCCAATCTGGACAGGTTAGCTAAAATGGGTATCATCTTCGACAGGGCTTATTGTAACAACCCGACCAGTACACCGACCCGTGCCAGTATTATTACAGGTAAATATGCCAGTCAGCACGGTGCCTGGTCACTGGGAACCAAGCTTCCTGAAAATGAGCTTACCGTCGGCGATTGTTTCCAAAAGGCCGGATACCGTACAGCCCTGATCGGCAAAGCCCATTTCCAACCGTTGAAAGGAAGTGAAGAATATCCTTCCTGCGAAGCATACCCAATATTACAGGAATTCGACTTCTGGCGTAAGTTCAACGGTCCTTTCTATGGATTCGAGCACGTAGAACTTACCCGTAATCATACCGACGAACCGCATGTAGGACAACATTACGGTATCTGGCTGGAAGACAACGGCTGTACGAACTGGCGTGACTGGTTCCGTAAACCGACAGGGACCAGCGACCCTCAATACCATGTCTGGAACATTCCCGAAAAGTACCATTACGACACCTGGATCGCAGAACGTACCAATAAGATGCTGGAAGGGTATAAAGAAAAAAATGAAAAGTTCTTCCTCTGGGCGAGCTTCTTCGACCCACATCCCAGCTATCTGGTACCTGAGCCATGGGCTTCCATGTACAAACCGGAAGATATGGATGTGCCAGAATTTACACCCGGAGAATTCGATGATAAACCGGTTCATTTTAAATTGACGCAAACACGCAATCCTGATTTCTCTTATCTGAAAGAAGAGGGTGAAGACAGACCGTCATGGGTTCACGGAGCTCATTCGCAGCTCTCTACAAAAGAGTCGAGAGCCCGGAATATGGCCACTTATTATGGCATGATCTCCATGATGGACCATTACATAGGCAAGATACTGGATAAACTGGATGAATTGGATTTGACAAAGAATACAGTTATCGTTTTCACCTCCGACCATGGTCATTTCTACGGTCAGCACGGACTGATAGCGAAAGCGATCCATCATTATGAAGACCTGCTCCGCGTCCCCTGTATCGTAGCCGTCCCGGGAGGGGAAAAGGCAGGCGGGCGTTCATCGGCGATGTTATCGACAGTCGATCTGGCACAGACATTCCTAAGTCTCGCGGGTATCACTCAACCGCTAACGATGACAGGTATAGATCAGAGTGAAGTATGGTGCGGTAAAAAAGAAAAGGCCAGGACACACGTTCTTGTTGAAAACCATTTCCAACCGACCAAATTTTATGCTAAAAGCTATATAGATGAGCAATATAAGCTCACAATTTATATGAATCAAACGTATGGCGAGTTGTTCGATCTGATTAACGACCCTAAAGAGTTGAAAAACCTGTGGGATGTCCCGGAAGCAAAAGAACTGAAATCAAATCTGTTATTAAAAATGCTCCATGCCGAACTGGAAAAGGAGCCTTTGTTCATGCCTCGTATCGCTCCGGCATAA
- a CDS encoding Rpn family recombination-promoting nuclease/putative transposase has protein sequence MKELDQKDMAENERQELQDRYIRFDWAIKRLLRQKANFGVLNGFLTVMLREEVNILEILESESNQESADDKFNRVDIKARNSKGEIIIVEIQNTREVHYLERILYGVAKAITEHISLGEGYQNVKKVYSISILYFDLGVGTDYIYHGQNHFTGVHTGDRLRINTRDRDAVITRLPAEIFPEYILIRVNEFDKVATTPLDEWITYLKDGTIRPDTTAPGLREAREKLKYYSMSSSERHAYDEHLNAIMIQNDVLDTAKWEGRLEGLAEGKAEGEAKLRQTAINMKRIGMPTADIATCTGLSAEEIEKL, from the coding sequence ATGAAAGAATTAGATCAGAAAGACATGGCAGAGAATGAAAGACAAGAGTTGCAGGACCGGTATATCCGTTTCGACTGGGCAATCAAGCGCTTGTTGCGCCAGAAGGCCAACTTCGGTGTGCTCAACGGTTTCCTGACCGTGATGTTGCGTGAGGAGGTTAATATTCTCGAAATCCTTGAAAGTGAAAGCAACCAGGAAAGTGCCGATGATAAATTCAACCGTGTCGACATCAAGGCCAGGAACAGCAAAGGCGAAATTATCATCGTCGAAATCCAAAACACCCGTGAGGTGCATTATCTCGAACGCATCCTCTACGGAGTGGCCAAAGCCATCACCGAGCATATCTCGCTGGGCGAAGGCTATCAGAATGTAAAGAAAGTCTACTCCATCAGTATCCTTTATTTTGATCTGGGTGTGGGAACAGACTATATCTATCATGGTCAGAACCATTTCACCGGCGTACATACCGGCGACCGTCTGCGTATTAACACACGTGATCGCGATGCAGTCATTACTCGTCTGCCTGCGGAGATCTTTCCGGAGTACATTCTGATCCGCGTAAACGAGTTCGACAAAGTGGCTACCACGCCGTTGGACGAATGGATCACTTATTTGAAAGACGGTACGATCCGTCCCGACACGACGGCGCCCGGTCTTCGTGAAGCCCGCGAGAAACTGAAATACTACTCCATGTCTTCGAGTGAGCGCCATGCGTATGACGAGCACCTGAATGCGATTATGATCCAGAACGACGTACTCGATACTGCCAAATGGGAAGGCCGTCTTGAAGGACTTGCCGAAGGAAAAGCGGAAGGAGAAGCAAAATTACGCCAAACTGCAATCAATATGAAACGTATAGGAATGCCGACAGCCGACATTGCAACCTGCACAGGGTTGTCGGCGGAAGAGATAGAGAAGTTATAG